One [Clostridium] saccharolyticum WM1 DNA segment encodes these proteins:
- a CDS encoding helix-turn-helix transcriptional regulator translates to MVLHSLEDTEHSVIKIINGHHTGRTEGMPITDLALQMLEEIEKDGEKSYISYFTKNKKEEPLKSSTIVVRGEERRIIGLLCINFYLNTGFAQILNSYIPQISTHSLVKTETFANNLDELIFGKVQEVRNAVMEDDGILPSLKNKEIINSLHQQGVFTLKDAVVKVADYLGISKNTVYMHIRNAGVNTEKKNE, encoded by the coding sequence ATGGTACTTCACAGTCTGGAAGATACGGAACATTCCGTCATTAAGATCATTAACGGACACCACACAGGACGTACGGAAGGAATGCCGATTACGGACCTGGCTCTTCAGATGCTGGAAGAAATTGAAAAAGATGGTGAAAAGAGCTACATTTCCTATTTTACCAAGAACAAAAAAGAAGAGCCATTAAAATCCTCCACCATTGTGGTACGGGGGGAGGAACGAAGGATCATCGGACTTTTATGTATCAATTTTTATTTGAATACAGGTTTTGCCCAGATCCTGAACAGCTATATTCCTCAAATATCCACTCATTCCCTGGTTAAAACTGAAACTTTTGCAAATAATCTGGATGAACTGATTTTCGGCAAAGTCCAAGAGGTTCGGAATGCGGTAATGGAAGATGACGGGATACTTCCGTCTCTTAAAAATAAGGAAATTATTAATTCCCTGCACCAACAGGGGGTTTTTACCCTGAAAGATGCGGTGGTAAAGGTAGCTGATTATCTGGGGATTTCTAAAAATACCGTATATATGCACATTCGGAATGCGGGAGTAAATACAGAAAAGAAGAATGAATAA